The genomic stretch GCTATAAAATCCATCGAAACCATGATTTCACTCAACCCCCAATTGATAGGATTTACTCATTTTGATGTTTCGAAAAATGGGTCGCAATTACTTCGGAAGTATCACCGTCAATTAATGATATGGTATAGGGAGATTAACCAGCTCGTCGTTAAGGGCACCGAAGATAGAGAAGAGATGTTTGATTTTATCTCAAAAAGAGATAAGGACTTGAAAACGTTTCTTGAAAGATCCAAATCATTTCCTGGTATAAGGAGAGGGGTCGAGTCAGGGCTAGAGGGGTTTTTGCAACTTGTAAATGAAGAGAAAAACAAGGGTCAATTATCGCTATAGGGTATTACGGAAATTTAACTAGCGAATTCCCTGTTGCTTGGTACATTGTTTCCGTTCTCATTGCGAGCGGAAACCTTTAGGTTTCCATTCCTTATCTTTTATCTATGCGGGGTTGGAAAACCCCGCCTATCGTTGTTGATGACAGTATTTATTATGGATAGTCGGGACATTCTTGTCCCGATAGATTTCCATGTTATCGATCTTACGGACGACTTAAACGGCATTCCAAAAATTGCGTTAAGAAATTCAGAAACGGAGACGTGAAAAAAAATTTGTGGGTTGCGGCTGGATTAAATTTTTCAGTCGGAGTTTATGATTTTTAGCAAATTTTTGGGCAGCCTTGATTTTTGCTTCTTTGTATCAAGACAAAGAAGTTAGAAAGGAAAGTACGATAAATGAAGAAAATACTTTCAAAGATTCTGCCGTCGAATTACGAGATGCTCTGCCAGTGTTGAAGGAGATTGCTTCGGAACTTTTTCAGTCCGCCGCAATTGCTCAAGAGTCTGTTTGTTTATGTGCTGATACCCTGCAGCTTTCTGCAGGGTTATTTAATTTCGTCAAATTCTATTTCGGACTTCAACTCTTGGAGTATGCGACTTGCTTCGGAAATCGTATCGTCTGTTGCGGCAACCTTAATTATTCCCTCCTCAGCGTTTTCTGTTCGGGTCCAGGCAATATGAGTGTATGTGCCGATAATTGATTGAAAATAAACTGTTTGGCTTGGGTTTTTCAGCTTTATAAAGATGTTTGGCATATTTTATATTAAAGGATAAAGGTGTGCAATAATCGTCTCAATCATTGTGTTACTAATATTGATTCTGTCAATCTATTGAAGAAATATATAATAATCTTAGCATATTGTAAATAACACTTAATATAAAGTATGTATATTGATAGTGCTTCCCATCTGCGGAAATCATCAAAAACCGCTAATAGTTATTAAAAAAATTTTCAAAAATGTCAAGAAGTTACTTGACAAAGTTTATGGTTTTTTATATAGTGGCATTGTATTGGTATAAAAGTGGTAAGAAGATGGTATAGAGTGGCATAAGGGCCTATCATGTTTCGTGGAAGATTTGGGCATTCAGTAACCGACAAGGGGCGAGTCAGCGTGCCTTCGAAGTTCAGGGAGGTGGTAAGGGAGAAGTATAACGGTGAGACCCTTATAATTACTAATTTCGATAAGTGCTTAATCGCGTATCCCCTGAGGGAATGGAATGAGCTTGAGAGGAAGGTTTCCGAGCTT from Thermodesulfobacteriota bacterium encodes the following:
- a CDS encoding DUF4911 domain-containing protein codes for the protein MPNIFIKLKNPSQTVYFQSIIGTYTHIAWTRTENAEEGIIKVAATDDTISEASRILQELKSEIEFDEIK